Proteins co-encoded in one Osmerus mordax isolate fOsmMor3 chromosome 11, fOsmMor3.pri, whole genome shotgun sequence genomic window:
- the pipox gene encoding peroxisomal sarcosine oxidase: MSQEVYDCIVIGAGIQGSFTSYHMAKKNKKTLLLEQFPLPHSRGSSHGQTRVIRKAYEHDFYVHMMEESYQLWSQLEKETNVQLYRRTGLLVMGPENGKEFQLLKTTLERNHVPTVNLPGDEFSKHIPLVNLTKGNGALVDTTAGVLYADRALKTVQGLFQKMGGVIKDGEEVNAIKPGSVVTVTTASGKYSAKSLVITAGSWANNLLSHTGLHLPLQVFKINVCYWKEKVPGSYSVQRRFPCFIQVESEESNHHIYGLPSNEYPGLMKLCYHIGPEIEPDERDRQTDRGDIDILQRYVARCFPGLVPVPAVVESCMYTMTPDQHFILDSHPTYSNIVIGAGFSGHGFKFGPIVGKLLCELSQGEVPSYDLSPFRIRRFQTHSKSAL; the protein is encoded by the exons ATGTCACAAGAGGTATACGATTGTATAGTAATTGGAGCCGGTATACAGGGTTCTTTTACATCCTATCATATGGCGAAAAAGAACAAGAAAACTCTCCTACTTGAGCAG TttcctctgcctcactctcGAGGAAGCTCTCATGGCCAGACACGCGTTATACGAAAGGCCTATGAACACGACTTCTACGTCCATATGATGGAGGAGAGCTATCAGCTCTGGTCCCAGCTGGAGAAAGAAACCAATGTTCAACTGTACAG ACGCACAGGGCTTCTCGTCATGGGTCCAGAGAACGGGAAGGAGTTCCAGCTCCTCAAGACCACTCTAGAGAGAAACCACGTACCTACTGTGAACCTCCCGGGTGATGAGTTCAGCAAGCATATCCCCCTTGTCAACCTGACCAAGGGAAACGGAGCTCTTGTCGACACCACAGCTGGGGTGCTGTATGCTGACCGCGCCCTCAAAACTGTCCAG GGCCTTTTTCAGAAAATGGGTGGCGTCATAAAGGATGGCGAGGAGGTGAACGCCATCAAGCCGGGCTCAGTGGTTACCGTGACGACAGCCAGCGGAAAGTACAGTGCAAAGAGCCTGGTGATCACAGCAGGATCCTGGGCCAACAACCTGCTCTCCCACACTGGGCTACACCTCCCACTACAG GTGTTTAAAATCAACGTGTGCTACTGGAAGGAGAAGGTCCCTGGATCCTACAGCGTCCAGCGCCGCTTCCCTTGCTTCATTCAAGTTGAGTCCGAAGAGTCCAATCATCACATCTATGGCTTACCATCCAATGAGTACCCAGGGCTAATGAAG TTGTGCTACCACATAGGCCCTGAGATCGAGCCAgatgagagggacagacagacggacagagggGATATTGATATCCTGCAGCGCTACGTCGCCCGCTGTTTCCCTGGCCTGGTGCCTGTGCCCGCCGTGGTGGAGAGCTGCATGTACACG aTGACACCAGACCAGCATTTCATACTGGACTCCCATCCCACCTACAGTAACATTGTAATTGGAGCAGGGTTCTCAG GTCATGGGTTCAAGTTTGGACCGATTGTGGGGAAGCTGCTATGTGAGCTCAGccaaggtgaagtgccttcttATGACCTTTCGCCTTTCAGAATTAGACGCTTTCAGACTCATTCCAAATCTGCTTTGTAG